Within Thiomicrospira sp. XS5, the genomic segment TCGCCAACCCATACCGCTGCGCCAACTGCGTCACTTCATCACCGACATCCACCGGAAACCCGAAAGCCGTTTGCGGGATGGCGTCCAGATGGTCCACGCCCAACAAGGCCGCCAGATTCTGACGTGTGCGTTCCAGCGACTGACGCGCTTCCAGTGCATCGGCATGGTTCATGTCCAGCCGCGCCTGTATCTCGACGATGTCGTTCAAATCCTGATAGCCGACCTGAAAGCGTTGTTTGACCTGTTGCAGAATCGATTCGATGGAACGGCGCTCCTTTTGCAGAAAGTGCAAATCTTCCTGTTGCGACCAATAACGGAAATACGTCAGCGCCACCTGCAATAACAACTGCTGTCGCGTGGCATCCAGTTGATATTGACGACTGCTGTGTTGCTGACTGGCCGCGGCGTTCAAATCGCTCTGCTCCGGTTGGTACAACGGATAGGTTGCCACCAACTGGTTGGCGGTTCGGGAGAAAGAACTTTCCTTCATCCAAGCGTAACTCAGCTCACTTTTCAGATTGACGGTGAGGTTTTCTTCGGACTCCGCCTGCTGCACATCGCTCATGGCCGCCGCACTGTCGGCTTCGGCCGCCGACAATTGCGGATTATTGGCCAGCGCGACGTCAAACAGTTGCTGCAACTGAGAAGCCGACGCCGGCGACGACCCGATGACGGCCGCCAGAATCAAGCCACCGAACCGGATTGAAACCAGCTTGAATAAGCTTTTTGAAAAACAAGTTAACCCCTTCATACAGCGTCTCCTTTGGCTTCGGCGGCCTTCTCGGCTCCGAACCCTTTGGCGGCATACAGTAAATACGTCAGCAACGGAATCAACAGCATCGACACCAGCGGTGCCGAAATCATGCCGCCGACCATCGGTGCAGCAATCCGTTTCATGACTTCCGCGCCGGTGCCGTTGGCGAATAAAATCGGCAACAACCCGATGACGATGACACTCACCGTCATGGCTTTCGGTCGCACGCGCTGCACCGCGCCTTGCATAATGGCGGCGGCCAGATCGCTACGGTTATTCAGTCGCCCTTCCGTTTCGGCTTTGTGAATCGCCTGTTTTAAATACAGCAACATCACCACACCGAATTCGGTCGCCACACCGGCCAAAGCAATCATTCCCACGGCCACGGCAATCGAGTAGTCATAACCCAACCACCACAAGAACCAGACCGAGCCGAGCAGCGCGAATGGAATCACCAACAGAATCATCAAGGCTTCCGCCACTTGCTTGAAGATGATGTACAGCAGCACGAAGATAATGATGAGCGTCAGCGGCACGATGTTATATAAGGTTTGCTGTGCTTTGAGCAGGTATTCATACTGCCCGGTCCATTGCACACTGATCCCCGGCGGCAACGGCACGGCGTCGGCCACCGCTTGTTTGGCACGCTGAATGTAATCCACCAAATCGGTGCCTTTGTCCAAGTCGACAAACGTCCAACCGTTAAGGCGTGCGTTTTCCGACTTGATCATCGGCGGCCCCATGCGGATTTTGATATCGGCAATCATCCCCAATTGAATCTGCGCACCGGAAGCGGTCACAATTGGCAACAACTTCAAGGATTCCACCGAATTCCGCCAGGCCTGGGGATAACGTAGATTCAAACTGTAACGTTCCCGCCCTTCAATGGTCTGTTGCAACACCTGGCCTCCGACCGCCGACGCGACGATATTGGCCACTTGCGCCACGCTCAAACCATAACGGGCCGCTTGTGCACGCTTCGGCAAGATATCAATATAGCGCCCGCCTTCGGATCGGTCGGAAAAGGCCGACAAGGTGCCCGGCACTTTCGAGACCGCCGATTCGACCTGTTCACCGACGGCTTGAATCTCAGCCAAGTCGTCCCCGGCGATTTTAATGCCGATGGGCGTTTTGATTCCGGTGGACAACATGTCGATGCGGGTTTTGATGGGTTGCACCCAAGCATTGGTCAAACCGGGAATCGCCACCGCCTCGTTCAAGGCTTGAATCAATTTCGGTAGGGTCATGCCTTCACGCCATTCCGCCTTGTCCTTCAACTGAATGGTGGTTTCAATCATCGTCAAAGGCGCCGGATCGGTCGCGGTATCGGCCCGACCGATTTTGCCGAACACCGTCTTCACTTCGGGGAAGGACTTGATGATGCGGTCGGTCTGCTGCAACAAACTTTGCGCATTGCCGATCGATAAACCGGGCAAGGTGGTCGGCATGTAAAGCAAATCGCCTTCCTCCAGTTCCGGCATGAATTCGGAACCGATATGCTGCCAAGGATACGCCGCACTGACCAACAACACCAACGCCGCAACCAAGACGCTTTTTGGAAAACGCAACGCCCACTGTAAGACCGGACGATACAACGCCACCAGCCAACGATTCAGGGGATTGGCGGATTCACTCGGCAAGCGCCCGCGAATAAACCACCCCATCAACACCGGCACCAGCGTAATCGCCAGCCCCGCCGCCACGGCCATCGCCAGGGTTTTGGTCAAAGCCAATGGCGTGAAAAGGCGTCCGGCCTGCTCTTGCAGGGCAAAAATCGGCACAAAACTCAACGCAATGATCAACAGCGACAGAAACAACGGCAAGCCGACTTCCTGAGCCGATTCCCGAACCAAACGCCAATGATCGCGCCCTTGAGCGGGTTCGCCCGTTTCACGACGATAGGCCTCCAAATGCTTGTGGGCATTCTCGATCATCACAATCGCCGCATCCACCATGGTGCCAATGGCGATGGCGATGCCCCCCAAACTCATGATATTGGCGGTGACGCCCATGGCTTCCATAATGATGAAAGCCCCGAGAATCCCCAGCGGTAAAGAAACCACCGCCACCAAAGCGGAGCGCAAGTGGAACAAGAACACCAGCGAGACCAAGGCCACCACAATCATTTCTTCCAGCAGCTTATCTTTGAGTGTCGCCACGGAACGCTCGATCAGCCCGGAGCGATTATAGACTTCAACCAAGTCCACGCCTTCCGGCAGGCCTGGGCGAATATCGTCCAATTTGGCTTTCACCGCCTGAATCACATTCAAGGCGTTTTCACCGGAACGCATCACTACTATGCCGCCGACCACCTCGCCTTCACCATTCAGTTCTGCAATGCCGCGGCGCGGCTTCGCACCCAACTGAACCCGTGCTATGTCTTTCAACAACAAAGGTGTGCCGTCGGCCGACAGACCGCCCACCGGTACCTGCTGCAAGTCCTTCAAGCGGGTGACATAGCCTTTCACGCCAACCATGTATTCGGCTTCCGCCAGCTCGATGACCGACGCGCCCATTTCCGTCGCGCTTTGACGAATCGCTTGCTGCACTTGTTCCAGGGTCAGGTTATAGCCCCGCAATTTGTTCGGGTCCACCACCACTTGATATTGTTTGACCATCCCGCCGACGGACGCGACTTCCGACACGCCGGGCACCGATTGCAGTTCGTACTTCAAAAACCAATCCTGCAAACTGCGCAGTTCGGCCAAATCGGTCGAGTGGGTTCGGTCCACCAACGCATATTGATACACCCAACCGACTCCGGAAGCATCCGGCCCCAATCGCGGCTGCACCCCGTCGGGCAATTGCGGTTTCACTTGGTTGAGATATTCGAGCACCCGGGAGCGAGCCCAATAAGGATCGGTGCCCTCCTCAAACAGAATATAAACGTAGGAATCCCCGAAAAAGGAATAACCGCGCACCGCTTTGGCTTTGGGCACCGACATCATCAGACTGGAAATCGGATAGGTCACCTGGTCTTCAACCAACTGCGGACTTTGCCCGGCAAAAGGCGTTTTAACAATGACCTGCACATCGGACAAATCGGGAATCGCATCCAAGGGCGTATTTTGAACCGCTTTCCAGCCCCAAGCCGCCAGCACCAGGCTGAACAACAGCACCAAAAACCGGTTCGCAATGGAGGCGGCAATAATCGAACGAATCATGACCACCTCCTAATGCGCGTGTGCGTGGTTAGCGGCACCGGAATCCGATGAGCCGGCCATGCGTTTGAGGTTGGACTGGATCTGACTTTCCGAATCGATCAGGAACTGACCGGACGTGACAATGCGTTCTCCGGCTTTCAAGCCCGACAACACTTCCACCCAATTACGGGTTTCCATGCCGGTGACGATTTCCGCCACTCGGTAACCGCCGTTGGGTTGTTCCACCACCACGCGTGACTGAGTGCCGTCCTGAATCACCGCTTCCATCGGGATGGCCAGCACCGAATGCTTCGGACCACCATAGATGGTGACGTCCACCAGCATATTTGGCTTGAAGCGCTGTTCATCCGCATTTTGCAACGGAATACGCACTTTGAGAGCTTGCAGAACCGGGTCGGCCGTCGGATACAAATAATCAATCCGGCTTTCCCAAGTTTGGCCGGGATACGCATCGGTGGCGACTTCCACCGTGAGTCCTTGTTTTACCCAGGCCTGCTGTAAAGGCAGGACTTCCGCCTCAACCCAAACATTGTTCAAACCAATCAGGCTCATCAACTCAGTCTGCGGCTGGATATACATGCCATTTTGCACCGCCATTTCGCTCACGTAACCGCTTTGCGGCGCATACACTGGAACCTGTTCCATCACCCGACGCTTACGTTGCAAAACCTGAACGGTCTGATCGTCGACCCCCAGCAGCGATAACCGAACCCGTGCGGATTCAATAATCGATTTGGCGCTGTTGCCCAGTTTGCGTTGGCTTTGTAAGGCTTGTAAAAAATCCTGTTGCGCCGATACGATTTCCGGCGAGTAGATACGGTATAACAAAGCGCCTTTCTTGACGAAATCGCCGTTGCTGCGAACACTCAAGTCACTGATCCACCCCGAAGCACGCGGGTGGATGTGAACCACTTGCGTTTCATCCGGCACCACTTTCCCGAAGGTTTCAATGTATTTCCAAAGAGTGGTTCGCTGGACTTCCGCGGTTCGAACCGCGAACGTTTGTCGCAAGGAACCGTCAGCGGAAGCACCACCTTTCACGTGGACTTCCGGCGCCGATTCGGACGCGTCAAACAATTGTTTGACCAGTGCCATACCACAAATGGGACAAGTCCCTTCATGATCCCGAACGATTTGCGGGTGCATCGGACAGACGTATTTATACACCGCTGTATCGGTGTGCTGGGCCTCCGAAGCATTTGCTTCGGTAGAAGGGGTTTCAGTTGAAGCACCCGCCTCATGCGGATGGGCTTCCTGAGCCATATCCGGCAAATCGGCGGCGAAAGCCGAGCAACCGGACAAAGAGAGCCAAAGCGCCAGGCCTGGCCATAAAAAACGTGTGGAAGGTGTCATCTTAAAATCCTTTAATCGGTCTGGTGTTGAGGCCGATCAGCTGATAAACGGGGCCATATCGTCTGTACACAGTACAGCGATATCCGTAAAGCGTTAGAGGAGTTTAAGCGTGTTTTGGAGGGCGTTTTTCCAGCGCAAGTTCTGCGGAAACAAATGAAAAGTCGGAAGGTTCGACGGTTTTAACGACCATCGGCGCCATACGAATGGCCACGGATTGAATCACACCGAAGGAATGGCTGGTGATATGGCAAGTCACACCACAATCGCATTGATCGCCACACATCGGGCAACCGGCGGACGCCATCGTATGCTCACAACAATCGTGCCCGACCGTTTGTGCGGAATGGGATGCCATGTGATGATCCGTCTTATGCGTGGAATGTACAGCATGATGCATTCCCGCCATTTTGTCGCCGCAGTCGTGATGTGCCGGTGCCTCGTTGGACATCGTGTGGGCAGGCAACGCCGCGCTCGCCACTTGCAACTGACCGAATAAAAACGCGATGATTAAAAACACATAAGACAGTTTCATAATTTCGAGTCTAATGAAAACCCCGAGCGATTACAAATAAATATTTTTGTGTTTTAATAAGTAAAATCGATTTTTAGCGACTTAAATGGACTGTCAACGACAATCACCCCAAACCCACCAGGCCTGGTGAAAAGTCGATTCAATAGCAATTCAATGAAGAGTGTTTAGAAGATGGGAAGCGACAAACAGCCACAGGATGAACAGGCGTTGAAAGCCTTGCTGAACCAGATTCGTTCCGACCCCAAAGCCGGTCAAACCACACACTTGACGGACGAACAGGCCAAGCAGTTGGCCTTGCGCATCAAAAAGCTGCTACGCCAACACCTCAACTGAGCTGGAGACCGCTTTCGACTTCGTGTCGTTTGTCCTGCCCCAGTAGATTTTCAATCAGTGTCAGCGCAAATGGAATGGCGGTTCCCGGTCCTTTCGATGTCACGACCTGAC encodes:
- a CDS encoding TolC family protein codes for the protein MKGLTCFSKSLFKLVSIRFGGLILAAVIGSSPASASQLQQLFDVALANNPQLSAAEADSAAAMSDVQQAESEENLTVNLKSELSYAWMKESSFSRTANQLVATYPLYQPEQSDLNAAASQQHSSRQYQLDATRQQLLLQVALTYFRYWSQQEDLHFLQKERRSIESILQQVKQRFQVGYQDLNDIVEIQARLDMNHADALEARQSLERTRQNLAALLGVDHLDAIPQTAFGFPVDVGDEVTQLAQRYGLANAQNRQAWSELVSHHPSLFALQASADALRNEAEYRKNKDTFQLDAFGTLVYNDSGNHYYDDMEGARGGVQLTVPLYLGGRTESSVSKARHQSQKRLAQKREQQLKLEAEAKNAWLGLQTGVARAKALQSALVSNRAALKATEQGLQTGRRNILDLLNAQRSLHKTERDLPVLKAQIGEDLAKFYWAIGKMSEENNLWQK
- a CDS encoding efflux RND transporter permease subunit: MIRSIIAASIANRFLVLLFSLVLAAWGWKAVQNTPLDAIPDLSDVQVIVKTPFAGQSPQLVEDQVTYPISSLMMSVPKAKAVRGYSFFGDSYVYILFEEGTDPYWARSRVLEYLNQVKPQLPDGVQPRLGPDASGVGWVYQYALVDRTHSTDLAELRSLQDWFLKYELQSVPGVSEVASVGGMVKQYQVVVDPNKLRGYNLTLEQVQQAIRQSATEMGASVIELAEAEYMVGVKGYVTRLKDLQQVPVGGLSADGTPLLLKDIARVQLGAKPRRGIAELNGEGEVVGGIVVMRSGENALNVIQAVKAKLDDIRPGLPEGVDLVEVYNRSGLIERSVATLKDKLLEEMIVVALVSLVFLFHLRSALVAVVSLPLGILGAFIIMEAMGVTANIMSLGGIAIAIGTMVDAAIVMIENAHKHLEAYRRETGEPAQGRDHWRLVRESAQEVGLPLFLSLLIIALSFVPIFALQEQAGRLFTPLALTKTLAMAVAAGLAITLVPVLMGWFIRGRLPSESANPLNRWLVALYRPVLQWALRFPKSVLVAALVLLVSAAYPWQHIGSEFMPELEEGDLLYMPTTLPGLSIGNAQSLLQQTDRIIKSFPEVKTVFGKIGRADTATDPAPLTMIETTIQLKDKAEWREGMTLPKLIQALNEAVAIPGLTNAWVQPIKTRIDMLSTGIKTPIGIKIAGDDLAEIQAVGEQVESAVSKVPGTLSAFSDRSEGGRYIDILPKRAQAARYGLSVAQVANIVASAVGGQVLQQTIEGRERYSLNLRYPQAWRNSVESLKLLPIVTASGAQIQLGMIADIKIRMGPPMIKSENARLNGWTFVDLDKGTDLVDYIQRAKQAVADAVPLPPGISVQWTGQYEYLLKAQQTLYNIVPLTLIIIFVLLYIIFKQVAEALMILLVIPFALLGSVWFLWWLGYDYSIAVAVGMIALAGVATEFGVVMLLYLKQAIHKAETEGRLNNRSDLAAAIMQGAVQRVRPKAMTVSVIVIGLLPILFANGTGAEVMKRIAAPMVGGMISAPLVSMLLIPLLTYLLYAAKGFGAEKAAEAKGDAV
- a CDS encoding efflux RND transporter periplasmic adaptor subunit, yielding MTPSTRFLWPGLALWLSLSGCSAFAADLPDMAQEAHPHEAGASTETPSTEANASEAQHTDTAVYKYVCPMHPQIVRDHEGTCPICGMALVKQLFDASESAPEVHVKGGASADGSLRQTFAVRTAEVQRTTLWKYIETFGKVVPDETQVVHIHPRASGWISDLSVRSNGDFVKKGALLYRIYSPEIVSAQQDFLQALQSQRKLGNSAKSIIESARVRLSLLGVDDQTVQVLQRKRRVMEQVPVYAPQSGYVSEMAVQNGMYIQPQTELMSLIGLNNVWVEAEVLPLQQAWVKQGLTVEVATDAYPGQTWESRIDYLYPTADPVLQALKVRIPLQNADEQRFKPNMLVDVTIYGGPKHSVLAIPMEAVIQDGTQSRVVVEQPNGGYRVAEIVTGMETRNWVEVLSGLKAGERIVTSGQFLIDSESQIQSNLKRMAGSSDSGAANHAHAH